One window of Burkholderia thailandensis E264 genomic DNA carries:
- the gltX gene encoding glutamate--tRNA ligase — MTRPVRTRFAPSPTGFIHLGNIRSALYPWAFARKMKGTFVLRIEDTDVERSSQEAVDAILEGMAWLGLDYDEGPYYQMQRMDRYREVLAQMQEKGLVYPCYMSTEELDALRERQRAAGEKPRYDGTWRPEPGKVLPEPPAGVAPVLRFRNPLTGTVAWDDAVKGRVEISNEELDDLVVARPDGTPMYNFCVVVDDLDMGITHVIRGDDHVNNTPRQINILRALGGEVPVYAHLPTVLNEQGEKMSKRHGAMSVMGYRDAGYLPEAVLNYLARLGWSHGDAEIFTREQFVEWFDLEHLGKSPAQYDHNKLNWLNNHYIKEADDARLAGLAKPFFAALGIDAGAIEQGPDLVSVMGLMKDRASTVKEIAENSAMFYRAPAPGADALAQHVTDAVRPALVEFAAALKTVEWTKEAIAAALKAVLGAHKLKMPQLAMPVRLLVAGTTHTPSIDAVLLLFGRDVVVSRIEAALA; from the coding sequence ATGACCCGTCCTGTACGCACCCGTTTTGCGCCGAGCCCCACCGGCTTCATCCATCTCGGCAACATCCGATCCGCGCTTTATCCGTGGGCGTTCGCCCGCAAGATGAAGGGCACGTTCGTGCTGCGGATCGAGGACACCGATGTCGAGCGTTCGAGCCAGGAGGCGGTCGACGCGATCCTCGAAGGGATGGCGTGGCTCGGCCTCGATTACGACGAAGGCCCGTACTATCAGATGCAGCGGATGGATCGCTATCGCGAAGTGCTCGCGCAGATGCAGGAGAAGGGCCTCGTCTACCCGTGCTACATGTCGACCGAAGAGCTCGACGCGTTGCGCGAGCGCCAGCGCGCGGCGGGCGAGAAGCCGCGCTACGACGGCACGTGGCGCCCGGAGCCGGGCAAGGTGCTGCCCGAGCCGCCCGCCGGCGTCGCGCCCGTGCTGCGCTTCCGCAATCCGCTGACAGGCACGGTGGCCTGGGACGATGCGGTGAAGGGCCGCGTCGAGATCTCGAACGAGGAACTCGACGATCTCGTCGTCGCGCGTCCCGACGGCACGCCGATGTACAACTTCTGCGTCGTCGTCGACGATCTCGACATGGGCATCACGCACGTGATCCGCGGCGACGACCACGTGAACAACACGCCGCGCCAGATCAACATCCTGCGCGCGCTCGGCGGCGAAGTGCCGGTGTACGCGCACTTGCCGACCGTGCTCAACGAGCAGGGCGAGAAGATGAGCAAGCGTCACGGCGCGATGAGCGTGATGGGCTATCGCGATGCCGGCTATCTGCCTGAGGCGGTGCTCAACTATCTCGCGCGCCTTGGCTGGTCGCACGGCGACGCGGAGATCTTCACGCGCGAGCAGTTCGTCGAATGGTTCGACCTCGAGCATCTCGGCAAGTCGCCCGCGCAGTACGACCATAACAAGCTGAACTGGTTGAACAACCATTACATCAAGGAAGCGGACGACGCGCGTCTCGCCGGGCTGGCGAAGCCGTTCTTCGCGGCGCTCGGCATCGACGCCGGCGCGATCGAGCAGGGGCCGGACCTCGTAAGCGTGATGGGGCTGATGAAGGACCGCGCGTCGACGGTGAAGGAAATCGCGGAGAATTCGGCGATGTTCTACCGTGCGCCCGCGCCCGGCGCGGATGCGCTCGCGCAGCACGTGACCGACGCGGTGCGTCCGGCGCTCGTGGAGTTCGCGGCGGCGCTGAAGACGGTCGAATGGACGAAGGAGGCGATCGCGGCCGCGCTGAAGGCCGTGCTCGGTGCGCACAAGCTGAAGATGCCGCAGCTCGCGATGCCGGTGCGCCTGCTCGTGGCGGGCACGACGCACACGCCGTCGATCGACGCGGTGCTGCTGCTGTTCGGCCGCGACGTCGTCGTGTCGCGTATCGAGGCGGCGCTCGCGTAA